In Candidatus Zixiibacteriota bacterium, a genomic segment contains:
- a CDS encoding penicillin-binding transpeptidase domain-containing protein → MKVHYSKIRAGLVLMTFTLIFSIFLGRVILFQVVRGGDYRETARKLYLQSKSIRAERGLIFDSKGRKVAINKTYKSLCAYPSSKDVIESTYTLISNVLKKSKNSVKREYILIPRKFCYIKRGLNASEYARFTSSKKKYGLFIEEEPARDYPYDMVGRSILGFVDSDNIGKSSVEMFMEDILAGIEGRSLINLDGLGTEYQIQEIPLKEAVKGNSVVLTIDWDKQQIVEEELARAVEKYNAKGGVAVFVNPHDGAVIAAAEYSPTETNHDKPMKLSAAADTFEPGSIFKLITAAAVLEDGSIKASDKFYANQGRWRLGRNSLRDDHKYDTLTFQSAFELSSNIAIGKIANEIGGEKVYAMARKFGFGQKTRCGMNGESRGILTKPRRWSKFVTSTFAIGHGLSVTPLQMVQAYATVASGGFLNQPYFVSGCINHEGEVINRHESRPVKVLDDETVNQLREFMRGVIVNGTGTPLADAGVTIAGKTGTAEKPNLETGGYYKNKFMASFAGFFPADSPLVAGIVVLDEPEPIHYGGYTSGPAFKNIAEKFAAIDNYGFSTINSRPFADNQEMDNAEAFTEDFVRVPALVGLSCDKVTNNCGRLKLKTQFIGCGSHVIATCPPNGAFVEKGELLRCFTNKISGEDLTVPDVTGLTIREAINIFDCYGIEAKYRGTGRVVKQKPEAGCVLASGEKVELTFKRNTGV, encoded by the coding sequence GTGAAAGTACATTATTCAAAAATACGGGCCGGACTGGTTCTGATGACATTTACCCTGATTTTCTCGATCTTTCTGGGCCGTGTGATTCTTTTTCAGGTTGTGCGCGGAGGCGATTATCGAGAAACGGCCCGGAAATTGTATTTACAATCCAAATCAATTCGAGCCGAGCGCGGTTTGATATTCGACAGTAAAGGTCGAAAGGTAGCCATTAATAAAACGTATAAATCTCTTTGCGCTTACCCCTCAAGTAAAGATGTTATCGAATCGACTTATACCTTAATTTCAAATGTACTAAAGAAGAGTAAAAATTCTGTTAAGCGTGAATATATATTAATTCCCCGGAAATTCTGTTACATCAAGCGAGGATTGAACGCTTCCGAATATGCTCGTTTTACATCGAGTAAGAAAAAATACGGGCTCTTCATAGAAGAAGAACCTGCCCGTGATTATCCCTACGACATGGTTGGCAGATCTATTCTTGGATTCGTTGATTCGGACAACATCGGGAAATCGAGTGTGGAGATGTTCATGGAAGATATTCTGGCCGGAATTGAAGGACGTTCCCTGATAAATCTCGATGGTCTTGGTACAGAATATCAGATTCAGGAGATTCCACTCAAGGAAGCGGTTAAAGGCAATTCGGTAGTACTGACTATTGATTGGGATAAGCAACAAATTGTAGAAGAAGAACTTGCGCGAGCCGTTGAGAAATACAATGCTAAAGGCGGGGTAGCCGTATTTGTCAATCCGCACGACGGAGCTGTGATTGCCGCCGCAGAATATAGCCCGACTGAGACCAATCATGACAAGCCAATGAAATTATCCGCCGCCGCGGATACTTTTGAACCGGGTTCAATTTTCAAACTTATTACCGCCGCAGCTGTTCTCGAAGATGGATCGATTAAAGCGAGCGACAAGTTTTACGCCAATCAGGGACGCTGGCGTCTGGGGCGGAATAGTCTCCGGGATGATCATAAGTATGACACCCTGACGTTTCAAAGCGCTTTTGAATTGTCGTCCAATATCGCTATTGGCAAAATCGCTAACGAAATTGGCGGCGAAAAAGTATATGCCATGGCCCGCAAATTTGGATTCGGACAAAAAACTCGCTGCGGCATGAACGGCGAAAGCCGGGGAATCCTTACAAAGCCTCGAAGATGGTCAAAATTCGTGACTTCGACCTTCGCCATCGGCCATGGATTATCGGTGACGCCGCTACAAATGGTTCAGGCATATGCGACAGTCGCGTCGGGCGGATTTTTAAATCAACCATATTTTGTCAGCGGGTGTATAAATCATGAAGGGGAAGTCATTAACCGGCATGAAAGTCGGCCGGTTAAAGTACTCGATGATGAAACCGTAAATCAGCTGCGGGAATTTATGCGCGGTGTAATTGTCAATGGCACCGGTACCCCGTTGGCTGACGCTGGTGTGACAATCGCCGGAAAAACGGGTACGGCTGAAAAGCCTAACCTGGAGACGGGCGGGTATTACAAAAACAAATTTATGGCATCCTTTGCCGGGTTTTTCCCTGCCGATTCACCGCTGGTAGCTGGTATTGTCGTTCTCGATGAACCGGAACCTATTCACTACGGCGGTTATACTTCGGGTCCGGCCTTCAAAAATATCGCTGAAAAATTCGCCGCGATTGATAATTATGGCTTCTCGACAATCAATTCCCGGCCATTCGCGGACAATCAGGAAATGGATAATGCCGAAGCATTTACTGAAGATTTTGTGCGCGTACCGGCTTTAGTCGGTCTCTCATGTGATAAAGTCACAAATAATTGTGGTCGTCTAAAATTAAAGACCCAATTTATCGGATGCGGATCGCATGTCATAGCTACATGTCCCCCGAATGGTGCCTTTGTTGAAAAGGGAGAATTGCTCCGGTGTTTCACCAACAAGATATCCGGTGAAGATTTAACTGTTCCTGATGTGACAGGCTTAACGATTCGTGAAGCCATAAACATTTTCGATTGCTATGGAATCGAGGCGAAATACCGGGGAACGGGAAGAGTTGTCAAGCAAAAACCGGAGGCGGGTTGTGTTCTTGCATCCGGAGAAAAAGTAGAATTGACGTTCAAACGAAATACAGGAGTGTAA
- the murF gene encoding UDP-N-acetylmuramoyl-tripeptide--D-alanyl-D-alanine ligase codes for MKYLNPSILQKVLDSEIVDGAIDKMPEFTGLSVDSRTIRFGELFFAIQGDNNDGHDFIPGAFKNGAAAAVINRNRLAQFADNPPGLIYAVDDTHEALLNLAGYIRRQIDARFAGITGTNGKTTTKEMLYSIINVSHNAFRSPGNLNNLFGLPLSLGMMPSNVDYAVFELGISVPGEMARLASIIKPDIAVITNIGPAHLDTLRTMENVVKAKFELVDNLPVGAVVILNADDENLTKEAHRRNLKYIGFGISNFCDIRATRIEIDDKGNYSCDVNGRNIRVPVYGKVNIYNVLAAIAAATVWECPPDDWEQGFASFQPVDMRMVSESFEGLHLLIDCYNANPESVTASLETLSNIPTEGKRIAVMGDMLELGENEKEFHKSIGAIAAESGLDFLLCLGPLTSITVEEAIFKGLSDKQAMHCRDHNELLNQLLKIIRRGDLILFKGSRGMRIEKIVAGLKGTAFKNN; via the coding sequence GTGAAATACTTGAATCCGTCAATACTGCAAAAAGTTCTTGATTCGGAAATTGTCGACGGGGCAATTGACAAAATGCCCGAATTTACCGGACTATCCGTCGATAGCCGCACGATCAGATTTGGTGAATTGTTTTTCGCGATTCAGGGAGACAATAACGATGGGCACGATTTTATCCCCGGCGCCTTTAAAAATGGAGCCGCTGCCGCGGTTATCAACCGCAACCGTTTGGCTCAATTTGCCGACAATCCGCCGGGATTAATTTACGCCGTTGATGATACCCATGAGGCTCTGCTAAACCTGGCCGGTTATATTCGCCGCCAGATAGACGCCCGATTCGCCGGCATCACCGGCACCAATGGCAAAACAACAACCAAGGAAATGCTTTACTCAATCATAAACGTGAGTCATAATGCCTTTCGCTCTCCGGGAAATTTAAATAACCTCTTTGGACTTCCTCTCTCGTTAGGCATGATGCCCTCAAATGTTGACTATGCCGTTTTTGAGCTTGGCATTTCGGTTCCGGGGGAAATGGCCCGATTGGCGTCGATTATTAAACCGGACATCGCGGTAATTACCAATATCGGTCCGGCTCATCTGGATACGCTGCGTACGATGGAAAATGTAGTCAAAGCGAAGTTCGAATTAGTTGATAATCTTCCGGTGGGGGCGGTAGTTATCCTCAATGCCGATGATGAAAATCTGACAAAGGAAGCCCATAGAAGAAATCTCAAATATATCGGCTTTGGGATTTCCAACTTTTGCGACATCCGGGCGACCAGAATAGAGATTGATGATAAGGGCAATTACTCCTGTGACGTCAACGGCCGGAATATCCGTGTTCCGGTTTATGGCAAAGTAAATATCTATAATGTCCTGGCTGCCATCGCGGCGGCAACGGTCTGGGAATGTCCGCCGGATGACTGGGAGCAGGGTTTCGCATCATTTCAGCCAGTGGATATGCGAATGGTCTCGGAATCATTTGAGGGATTGCATCTTTTGATCGACTGTTATAACGCCAATCCCGAATCGGTTACGGCGTCGCTCGAGACGTTGAGCAATATACCCACCGAAGGTAAGCGTATTGCGGTCATGGGAGATATGCTGGAACTTGGCGAAAATGAGAAAGAGTTTCATAAAAGTATCGGGGCTATCGCCGCCGAATCAGGATTGGATTTTCTGTTATGTCTGGGACCGTTGACTTCAATTACGGTCGAAGAAGCAATTTTCAAAGGCTTGTCCGACAAACAAGCGATGCATTGCCGGGATCATAACGAATTGCTTAACCAATTACTGAAAATCATACGTCGAGGTGACCTGATTTTGTTCAAGGGGTCTCGTGGCATGCGAATTGAAAAAATCGTCGCCGGATTGAAGGGAACGGCTTTTAAAAACAATTAA
- the mraY gene encoding phospho-N-acetylmuramoyl-pentapeptide-transferase codes for MLYYLLIELTQYISGLNLFRYITTRAVAASVTALLISILFGPMFLRILHRYQVKEKIRDEGPSTHKSKEGTPTMGGVMILFSVLIPTLLWADLANRFILLILMVTVWMGAIGFMDDYLKAKKLQARGLVGRKKMIGQIGCGLLFGLLLYYFPPSGEFSTHTNIPFFKNYILNLGILYVPFIIVVITGTSNAVNLSDGLDGLAIGLSAFCFIAFAGLTYLAGRADYSSYLAIEYMPGSGELAVYCAAVIGASLGFLWFNSHPAQVFMGDTGALALGGALGAIALLIKKELLLVIVGGVFVAEALSVIIQVMSYRLRGKRIFKMAPLHHHFELLGWDESKIVVRFWIIGAICALLTLSTLKIR; via the coding sequence ATGCTGTACTATTTGCTCATAGAATTAACACAATACATCTCCGGTCTGAATCTGTTCCGTTATATCACCACTCGAGCTGTTGCGGCCTCGGTAACCGCGCTTCTCATATCAATATTATTCGGTCCCATGTTTCTTAGGATTTTGCATCGCTATCAGGTTAAGGAAAAAATCAGGGACGAAGGCCCCAGCACCCATAAATCCAAGGAAGGCACTCCAACGATGGGCGGGGTCATGATCCTCTTTTCGGTTTTAATACCAACCCTTCTTTGGGCGGATCTGGCCAATCGGTTCATTCTCTTAATTCTGATGGTCACCGTCTGGATGGGCGCTATCGGATTTATGGACGATTATCTCAAAGCAAAAAAACTTCAAGCCCGCGGTTTGGTCGGACGCAAGAAAATGATCGGTCAAATTGGCTGCGGTCTGTTATTTGGTCTGCTGTTATATTATTTCCCGCCCAGCGGTGAGTTTAGCACCCATACTAATATACCGTTTTTCAAAAACTATATTCTTAATTTGGGCATTCTCTACGTTCCGTTTATAATCGTGGTCATTACCGGTACATCTAACGCGGTAAACCTATCCGATGGTCTTGATGGTTTGGCAATAGGGCTTTCGGCATTTTGCTTTATCGCTTTCGCCGGATTGACCTACCTGGCCGGACGCGCGGACTATTCCTCCTATCTGGCTATTGAGTATATGCCCGGTTCCGGAGAATTAGCGGTTTATTGCGCTGCTGTAATCGGCGCCTCGTTGGGATTCTTGTGGTTTAATTCTCACCCCGCCCAGGTATTCATGGGTGATACCGGAGCGTTAGCGTTGGGGGGAGCTTTGGGAGCCATCGCGCTCTTAATTAAGAAAGAACTTTTGCTTGTTATCGTTGGAGGAGTATTCGTGGCCGAAGCGCTGTCGGTCATAATTCAGGTAATGTCTTATCGACTAAGAGGCAAGCGAATCTTCAAAATGGCTCCGTTGCATCATCACTTTGAATTATTAGGATGGGATGAATCAAAAATTGTCGTCCGGTTTTGGATAATAGGCGCTATATGTGCACTCTTAACCCTAAGTACATTGAAAATACGATGA
- a CDS encoding UDP-N-acetylmuramoyl-L-alanyl-D-glutamate--2,6-diaminopimelate ligase, with translation MCSCIRRKSRIDVQTKYRSVIILLRDLARAVSGAEITGNDDVEISGIEYHSGMIKPGSAFVAITGFQQDGNLFAQDAIEKGAVAIITEKEGDYSVPQMIVPDTRMALADLSALIYDYEKNKIKICAVTGTNGKTTSCFLIRNILNARGKRTGLVTSLVYDTLRDQITASRTTPESLDIFRLLTAMKNNFCTNTVIEVSSHALMLHRIRNLNIQVALFTNFTREHLDFHKDMNDYLEAKAKLLDFVTSKTQWAVLNYDCPEFRGFLDRLTCSHMTYSLSDPGADVYLEHFELRPDGSSLELRTPMGVKHIDFKLPGRYNLYNALAAATASLASGVDIDSVATGLANSRVIPGRLERIESNAPFSVFIDYAHTPDALKRTIETLKEIGTGRVLTLFGCGGDRDRGKRPLMAEAVALSSDYCVLTSDNPRSEDPQQIINDAQAGFTNGARAEIIKDREEAIKHILENSEQGDIILLAGKGAEEYQEINGVRYPFSDKDVAIKYLEKMRHGR, from the coding sequence TTGTGTTCTTGCATCCGGAGAAAAAGTAGAATTGACGTTCAAACGAAATACAGGAGTGTAATCATTCTTTTACGGGATTTAGCCAGAGCGGTTTCGGGTGCGGAAATTACCGGCAATGACGATGTCGAAATTTCCGGTATCGAATATCATTCCGGGATGATTAAACCGGGTTCGGCCTTTGTGGCCATAACCGGTTTTCAACAGGACGGGAATCTGTTCGCTCAGGATGCCATCGAAAAAGGAGCCGTGGCCATTATAACTGAAAAGGAAGGCGACTATTCCGTCCCGCAAATGATCGTTCCCGACACTCGTATGGCATTGGCCGATCTGTCCGCACTCATCTATGATTATGAAAAAAACAAAATAAAAATTTGCGCCGTTACCGGTACTAACGGCAAAACAACATCATGCTTTTTGATAAGAAATATACTAAACGCCCGAGGTAAGCGAACCGGTTTGGTGACATCTTTGGTATATGACACTCTGCGCGACCAGATTACGGCTTCTCGCACGACACCGGAATCTCTGGATATCTTTCGGTTACTAACCGCCATGAAAAATAATTTCTGCACGAATACCGTTATTGAAGTTTCCTCGCATGCGTTAATGTTGCATCGCATTAGAAACCTGAATATTCAGGTGGCGCTGTTTACCAATTTTACCCGGGAACATCTCGATTTTCATAAAGATATGAATGATTATCTGGAAGCCAAAGCCAAACTGCTCGACTTCGTAACGTCAAAAACTCAGTGGGCGGTTCTGAATTATGACTGTCCTGAATTCAGAGGTTTTCTCGATCGCCTGACATGCTCACACATGACCTACTCACTTTCGGATCCGGGCGCCGATGTCTATCTGGAACATTTTGAGTTGCGACCCGATGGTTCGAGTTTGGAGCTTCGGACGCCGATGGGTGTCAAGCATATCGACTTCAAATTACCGGGACGGTACAACTTATATAACGCCCTGGCGGCTGCGACAGCATCACTTGCATCGGGAGTCGATATTGATTCGGTTGCTACCGGATTGGCTAATTCACGAGTAATACCGGGAAGACTGGAAAGAATCGAGAGCAACGCGCCTTTTTCGGTTTTTATCGACTATGCGCATACTCCCGACGCCTTGAAAAGAACGATTGAGACATTGAAAGAGATCGGTACTGGCCGCGTTCTCACTCTCTTTGGATGCGGTGGAGATCGCGACCGAGGGAAACGACCTCTGATGGCTGAAGCCGTGGCGTTATCTTCCGACTATTGCGTTCTCACATCCGATAATCCTCGTTCCGAAGATCCTCAACAGATAATAAATGATGCCCAGGCCGGATTTACGAACGGGGCCAGGGCCGAAATAATCAAAGACCGTGAAGAAGCCATAAAGCATATCTTAGAAAATTCTGAACAGGGGGATATCATTCTCCTGGCAGGCAAAGGGGCGGAAGAATATCAGGAAATCAACGGCGTTCGTTATCCGTTTAGCGATAAGGATGTGGCGATTAAATATTTGGAAAAAATGAGGCACGGGAGATAG
- the rsmH gene encoding 16S rRNA (cytosine(1402)-N(4))-methyltransferase RsmH gives MTLTDGYHQPVMVDEAVGLLNIRPAGNYIDATAGGGGYTVIIASQLGPSGRLLAIDRDVEAVEQTRERNRELLSHVDITQGNFSDMANLASTVGITAIDGVVFDLGVSGHQFDCAERGFSYRQDGPLDFRMDRSQGLTAADIINNYPQEKLNNIFYTLGEEKNARRIASVISNSRTKKEITTTFELVKIIKSVTNPRYLNKTLSRCFQAIRIVVNEEIESLNKGLQVAIGLLAPAGRIVVLSYHSLEDRLVKNIFRERKQNGDLQILTKKPLIAKDQEKDSNPRSRSVKLRAAEKI, from the coding sequence ATGACCCTGACTGATGGTTATCATCAGCCGGTAATGGTTGATGAGGCTGTCGGTTTATTGAATATCCGTCCCGCTGGTAACTACATAGACGCTACCGCAGGTGGAGGGGGATACACAGTTATTATTGCATCCCAACTGGGACCTTCGGGAAGGCTTTTGGCAATTGACAGGGATGTTGAAGCAGTTGAGCAAACCAGGGAGAGAAACAGGGAGCTTTTATCGCATGTGGATATTACTCAGGGGAATTTCAGCGACATGGCCAATTTAGCATCTACGGTTGGAATTACAGCCATTGACGGAGTCGTTTTTGATCTGGGAGTTTCCGGGCATCAATTCGATTGTGCCGAAAGGGGTTTTTCTTATCGGCAGGACGGACCGCTCGATTTTCGCATGGATCGTTCACAAGGATTAACCGCCGCGGATATTATTAACAATTACCCTCAGGAAAAACTTAATAATATTTTTTATACTTTAGGCGAAGAAAAAAACGCGCGCCGCATAGCCTCGGTAATTTCCAATTCGAGAACAAAAAAAGAAATCACGACCACCTTTGAATTAGTCAAAATCATAAAATCGGTAACTAATCCCAGATATTTGAATAAAACTTTATCGCGCTGTTTTCAGGCTATTCGAATAGTCGTCAATGAAGAGATAGAGAGTCTGAATAAGGGGCTGCAAGTCGCGATTGGACTATTGGCTCCCGCCGGGAGAATAGTAGTACTATCATATCACAGCTTGGAAGACCGTCTGGTTAAAAATATATTCCGCGAACGCAAACAAAACGGGGATCTACAAATCCTCACCAAAAAACCGCTAATCGCCAAAGACCAAGAAAAGGATTCAAACCCTCGCTCCCGTTCAGTCAAATTGAGGGCTGCTGAGAAAATATGA
- a CDS encoding C25 family cysteine peptidase: MKVLTILITALILAVGNAFSADAIELIKFDLEKLVIDGQKGEISLSGLETISIEGYPSLPITQLKYHSYLNQDEETLFLRVIESDTIQIDFQISKNKADIPTSALNKEIENPRYFSRVYNIYPSAPGKIEQIFMSNYSIWSITVFPIQFLGEDKIVFNHVIEISSSNNRAKIYEGLPNSIENNKSKSALDRLSSGSGIDGCPLGNEFVVVTSPEFVDAFKVFIDLKRSTGYNAALAITDSIYANYSGIDEAEALRNYLHDFYNNGGKYVLLGGDENQVPVRYAYFYNTTIIPALYDLMICDLYFADFDGDWDFDGDGVWGEPTQDHPDLGAEVLIGRLPFSQASQVIAYTEKLRDYLFNPGSGDTDYLKKSVFFSSDQMRDYFEGGQQYRVAESFPAHIDNDCERLAEDPNGNDPAPTGPYADDALSGLSQGYGFVNILAHGRPDGFVLSSREYNQFPKQYLFTAEGIDGDYFSSMEDNNKIGFYYSVSCDQASFDLETLYGQTVPSVAEELLSLENSGPVGMIAFTRWGWVGSSYKLMASFYGHLFDAAEGNPVEAMYRSWIDFPYYRDQIYGQNYYGDPSIELYLDRPEEINISGPYAYPIGGELSIHVDVNDVPLAGKTVVINNANDIYLFATTDLHGIATFSIPDDWTEIITVTVNGHGYISSEITLSPSIASDVDDNDLPIPLRFSLVQNYPNPFNPTTTIEFMTSQSGRVELTIYNILGNVIDEPVAEYLPAGIHQIIWEGTDMNNNSAPSGIYFYRLKTAEGIITRKMALVK; this comes from the coding sequence ATGAAAGTTTTGACTATTTTAATAACGGCCTTGATCTTAGCCGTCGGAAACGCGTTTTCCGCCGATGCCATTGAGTTAATTAAATTCGATCTGGAAAAATTAGTAATAGATGGACAAAAAGGTGAAATTAGCCTTTCGGGACTGGAAACTATCAGCATTGAGGGATATCCGTCCTTACCGATAACTCAGCTTAAATATCATTCCTATCTTAATCAAGATGAGGAAACGCTGTTTTTGCGAGTTATTGAAAGCGATACAATTCAGATCGATTTTCAAATTTCAAAAAATAAGGCCGATATTCCCACCAGCGCATTGAACAAAGAAATCGAAAACCCAAGATATTTCTCCAGAGTATACAACATTTATCCTTCCGCTCCCGGGAAAATCGAACAGATATTTATGAGTAATTATTCGATCTGGTCGATCACTGTTTTCCCGATTCAGTTTTTGGGTGAGGATAAAATAGTTTTCAATCACGTTATTGAAATTTCATCATCGAATAATAGAGCGAAAATTTATGAAGGGCTTCCCAATTCAATTGAAAATAATAAATCTAAGTCCGCCTTGGACCGCTTATCTTCCGGATCCGGAATTGACGGCTGTCCCCTGGGTAATGAATTCGTGGTCGTCACATCCCCCGAATTTGTCGACGCCTTTAAGGTTTTTATAGACTTGAAACGATCTACGGGATACAACGCGGCATTAGCCATTACCGATTCCATTTACGCGAATTACTCGGGAATTGACGAAGCCGAAGCCCTCAGAAATTATCTCCATGATTTTTATAATAATGGCGGGAAATATGTTTTACTCGGAGGGGATGAAAACCAGGTCCCGGTTAGATACGCGTATTTCTATAATACGACAATCATTCCTGCTCTTTACGATCTAATGATCTGCGACTTATATTTTGCCGATTTTGATGGCGACTGGGATTTTGACGGCGATGGTGTCTGGGGTGAGCCGACTCAGGATCATCCAGATCTGGGAGCGGAAGTATTAATAGGTCGGTTGCCGTTTTCTCAAGCCTCTCAGGTAATCGCATACACAGAAAAATTGAGGGATTATTTATTCAATCCCGGAAGCGGCGATACGGATTATCTTAAGAAATCCGTATTTTTTTCATCAGATCAGATGCGCGATTATTTTGAGGGCGGCCAGCAATACCGGGTAGCCGAATCATTCCCGGCACATATAGACAATGACTGTGAGCGGTTAGCCGAAGATCCGAACGGTAATGATCCGGCTCCCACCGGCCCCTATGCCGATGATGCTCTCAGCGGTTTGTCACAGGGTTACGGTTTCGTAAATATTTTGGCTCATGGACGCCCTGACGGTTTCGTATTAAGTTCCAGAGAGTATAATCAATTTCCCAAGCAATATCTGTTTACCGCCGAAGGTATTGATGGTGACTATTTTTCCAGCATGGAGGATAACAATAAAATCGGGTTTTATTATTCGGTGTCTTGCGACCAGGCTTCATTTGATCTTGAAACATTATACGGCCAAACGGTTCCTTCGGTCGCGGAGGAGCTTTTATCTCTGGAAAATTCCGGACCGGTCGGCATGATTGCCTTTACTCGATGGGGTTGGGTTGGATCCAGCTACAAATTAATGGCATCGTTTTATGGCCATCTCTTTGATGCCGCCGAAGGCAATCCGGTCGAGGCGATGTACCGCTCATGGATAGATTTTCCATATTATCGCGACCAGATATACGGACAAAATTATTATGGCGACCCCTCAATTGAATTGTATCTCGACCGTCCGGAAGAAATAAATATTTCCGGTCCGTATGCCTACCCGATTGGTGGAGAACTCAGCATCCATGTTGACGTAAATGACGTTCCTTTGGCCGGGAAAACCGTAGTTATAAATAACGCCAATGATATCTATCTATTCGCAACCACAGATTTGCATGGGATTGCTACATTTTCCATCCCCGATGACTGGACCGAAATTATCACCGTAACCGTTAACGGTCATGGATATATATCTTCAGAAATCACGCTCAGTCCGTCTATCGCTTCCGATGTTGATGATAACGACTTGCCGATTCCGTTAAGGTTTTCATTGGTACAAAACTACCCCAATCCCTTCAATCCGACTACAACCATTGAATTTATGACTTCACAATCCGGCCGGGTTGAACTTACGATATATAATATCCTCGGAAATGTAATTGACGAACCGGTTGCCGAATACCTGCCGGCCGGTATTCATCAAATCATTTGGGAAGGTACCGACATGAATAACAATTCCGCCCCTTCGGGAATTTATTTTTATCGATTGAAAACCGCAGAGGGAATTATCACGCGAAAAATGGCGCTGGTTAAATAA
- the mraZ gene encoding division/cell wall cluster transcriptional repressor MraZ, which translates to MGKFFLERRVLLGFCGSYTCTIDDKGRLSIPAKIRPGDPEKSKEKSIPSGDKLVVSQGLDGCLSLYPVDEWKKVQERLQSKSFTLRDFRYVNRRLHQYTSVEKIDKSGRIHLPEILRTQAGISKEVLVIGANQTIEVWDPERYHAYTENYGRSLEDVAEELFKDDPD; encoded by the coding sequence ATGGGTAAATTTTTTTTAGAAAGGCGCGTTTTGCTCGGATTTTGCGGCTCTTATACTTGCACCATTGACGACAAAGGTCGTCTTTCCATTCCGGCTAAAATCAGGCCCGGAGATCCGGAGAAATCAAAGGAGAAGAGTATTCCGTCGGGAGATAAACTGGTTGTATCTCAGGGTCTCGATGGTTGCCTATCATTGTATCCGGTTGATGAATGGAAAAAGGTGCAGGAGCGCCTTCAATCCAAATCCTTTACTCTTAGAGATTTCCGCTATGTCAATCGACGCCTCCACCAATACACGTCAGTCGAGAAAATTGACAAATCAGGCCGAATTCATTTACCGGAAATATTACGAACTCAGGCGGGAATAAGCAAGGAAGTTCTGGTTATAGGAGCCAATCAGACGATTGAAGTCTGGGATCCCGAACGATATCACGCTTATACGGAAAACTATGGCCGCTCGCTGGAAGACGTAGCCGAAGAATTGTTTAAAGATGACCCTGACTGA
- a CDS encoding glycosyltransferase family 2 protein, with protein sequence MPDKSEISAVVISYNGKDFISDCLRTLQDDLMDYRHEIIIIDNHSTDNTIEIIERDFPNVNLIKNSENLGFAGAVNQGIARAKCEYIWILNQDIRVRKGCAQTLLNYYSDHGDAGMAGPRLVGFDGALQKYCRRFPLYHHILFELCGLSKLFPRSKLFNGWKMGDFDHLTSAVIEQPMGAAILIKRDRIDKVGMMDESFPIFLNDVDLCKRLWINGYRNYYCFDAVIEHYGGASVSRQKPKMVWLSHLSMIKYFAKYEKLDRSELPVKVSRYLLLGIVSFLLFVAAIPRSAYHLIRKII encoded by the coding sequence ATGCCTGATAAATCTGAAATTTCTGCTGTAGTTATTTCCTATAACGGAAAGGATTTTATTTCCGATTGCCTGCGTACGCTTCAAGATGATCTCATGGATTATAGGCATGAAATAATTATCATTGATAATCATTCAACTGATAACACGATCGAAATTATTGAACGAGATTTTCCGAATGTAAACCTTATAAAAAATTCAGAAAATCTTGGATTCGCCGGGGCTGTCAATCAGGGGATCGCACGGGCGAAATGTGAATATATTTGGATATTAAATCAGGATATTCGCGTTCGAAAAGGATGCGCCCAAACATTACTTAATTATTATTCAGACCATGGCGATGCCGGAATGGCAGGCCCGCGACTTGTAGGTTTTGACGGCGCTCTCCAGAAATACTGCCGCCGCTTCCCGCTTTATCATCATATCCTCTTTGAGCTGTGTGGACTTTCAAAGCTATTCCCTCGGTCGAAATTATTTAACGGCTGGAAAATGGGCGACTTTGATCATTTGACCTCAGCCGTAATTGAACAGCCGATGGGGGCCGCCATACTTATCAAGCGAGATCGAATCGATAAAGTGGGGATGATGGATGAATCCTTCCCGATATTTCTAAACGATGTTGATTTATGCAAACGGTTGTGGATAAATGGATATAGAAATTATTATTGCTTCGACGCCGTCATTGAGCATTACGGAGGAGCGTCAGTTTCCAGACAAAAGCCCAAAATGGTCTGGCTCTCGCATCTAAGTATGATAAAGTACTTTGCCAAGTATGAGAAGTTGGACCGATCGGAATTGCCGGTAAAAGTATCACGCTATCTGCTTTTAGGTATAGTTTCTTTTCTTCTATTCGTTGCCGCGATTCCAAGGTCGGCATATCACTTGATTCGAAAAATTATTTAA